A genomic segment from Desulfurispirillum indicum S5 encodes:
- a CDS encoding ABC transporter permease — MNPSASRKAIIRTELPSAFTGFRTLLSKEIERFFRVAGQTILSPLISSSLYLLIFGVNLAKRIDIAPGVSYLQFIIPGLVAMGLLNNAFQNAASSIITSKFHGDFQDLRVVPLTPLQIVWAYACAATLRGVVIGLGVAMVGQIFHYTQYGSLLAIHSPLWLLFFAACSGVTFGCLGLCVAIYSRSFDQVSAVSTFVLLPLIYLGGVFFPLSIMPAFWQVVSLFNPLLYLINGIRYAFLGMSDISILPVALLASGFVLLAYTLALLAVKKGNYGRF; from the coding sequence ATGAATCCGTCTGCATCACGTAAAGCCATTATCCGCACGGAACTTCCTTCCGCATTCACCGGATTTCGCACCCTGCTCTCCAAGGAAATCGAACGCTTTTTCCGGGTGGCGGGGCAAACCATCCTCAGCCCCCTGATCAGTTCCTCCTTGTATCTGCTGATTTTCGGTGTCAACCTGGCAAAGCGTATCGATATTGCACCGGGGGTCAGCTACCTGCAGTTCATCATTCCCGGCCTGGTTGCCATGGGCCTTTTGAACAACGCTTTTCAGAATGCGGCCAGCTCAATTATCACGTCCAAATTCCACGGCGACTTTCAGGACCTGCGGGTGGTGCCACTGACTCCCCTGCAGATCGTGTGGGCCTACGCCTGCGCCGCGACGCTGCGGGGCGTGGTGATTGGCCTTGGGGTGGCGATGGTGGGGCAGATTTTTCACTATACGCAGTACGGCAGCTTGCTGGCCATACACAGTCCGCTGTGGCTGCTCTTTTTTGCCGCCTGCAGTGGCGTCACCTTTGGCTGCCTGGGGCTCTGTGTGGCCATCTATTCCCGCAGCTTTGATCAGGTCAGCGCGGTCAGCACCTTTGTGCTGCTGCCCCTGATCTACCTGGGAGGCGTCTTTTTCCCCCTCAGCATCATGCCCGCCTTCTGGCAGGTTGTGTCTCTGTTCAATCCGCTGCTTTACCTGATTAACGGCATACGTTATGCCTTTTTGGGTATGAGTGATATCAGTATTCTTCCTGTGGCCCTGCTGGCCTCGGGTTTTGTGCTGCTGGCGTATACGCTGGCGCTGCTGGCGGTGAAGAAGGGGAATTACGGTAGATTCTGA